One window of Hymenobacter sp. BRD128 genomic DNA carries:
- a CDS encoding nuclear transport factor 2 family protein, with protein MRPCPTLLCLLLAAGASPAIAQKAAPETQAVQRVVTTFFDGMRRGDSTLVRSTLAPGAVFHGLGTKPGQPTTLETESISGFLKAVGTPHPAVWDERVQFERVLIDANLASVWAPYEFYLGSTFSHCGYDSFQLVKLAGGWKIAHIIDTRRKEKCR; from the coding sequence ATGCGCCCCTGCCCCACCCTGCTCTGCCTGCTGCTGGCCGCCGGTGCCAGCCCCGCCATTGCCCAAAAAGCTGCTCCCGAAACACAGGCCGTGCAGCGAGTCGTCACCACTTTTTTTGACGGCATGCGGCGCGGCGATAGTACGCTGGTGCGCAGCACCTTAGCTCCAGGCGCAGTTTTTCACGGGCTGGGCACCAAGCCCGGCCAGCCCACTACCCTCGAAACGGAGAGCATCAGCGGCTTTCTGAAAGCCGTGGGTACGCCCCATCCGGCAGTGTGGGACGAGCGCGTGCAGTTCGAGCGGGTGCTCATCGATGCCAATCTGGCCAGCGTGTGGGCACCCTACGAGTTTTACCTAGGCAGCACTTTCAGCCACTGTGGCTACGACTCCTTTCAATTGGTGAAGCTAGCCGGCGGCTGGAAAATCGCGCACATCATCGACACGCGGCGCAAGGAAAAATGCCGCTAG
- a CDS encoding phytanoyl-CoA dioxygenase family protein: protein MHASAVSSALAGHLAATGYAVRPALYTEAELAALLACIESAPAASPNFRRSQDVFAIRNLLGELPALWPLLDTPALRGLLAELFPAGCHLTKAIYFDKPAGSNWLVAWHQDLMINVASRAEVPGYGPWTTKAGWVAVQPPAAVLENTVTVRLHLDDCDATNGALKVVPGSHRYGVVPAEDIAAQTATAVGCPVPAGGAMLMKPLLLHASHRSTSARPRRVIHLEFSAEELPAWLAWRERRAVASQ, encoded by the coding sequence ATGCATGCTTCTGCTGTTTCTTCCGCCCTGGCCGGCCACCTGGCGGCAACTGGTTACGCTGTCCGGCCCGCGCTCTACACCGAGGCCGAGCTGGCGGCGCTACTCGCCTGCATTGAAAGCGCGCCCGCCGCTAGCCCCAATTTTCGCCGTAGCCAGGACGTATTTGCCATTCGCAACCTGCTGGGCGAGTTGCCCGCGCTGTGGCCGCTGCTCGATACGCCTGCGCTACGTGGGCTGCTGGCTGAGCTGTTTCCGGCAGGCTGCCACCTCACTAAGGCTATCTACTTCGACAAGCCGGCGGGCTCCAACTGGCTCGTGGCCTGGCACCAGGATTTGATGATAAACGTAGCCAGCCGCGCCGAGGTGCCCGGCTACGGCCCCTGGACCACCAAAGCCGGCTGGGTGGCCGTGCAGCCCCCGGCGGCCGTGCTCGAAAACACCGTCACCGTTCGCCTGCACCTCGATGACTGCGACGCCACCAACGGAGCCCTCAAAGTGGTGCCCGGCTCGCACCGCTACGGCGTAGTACCCGCCGAAGACATTGCTGCTCAAACTGCTACGGCCGTAGGGTGCCCCGTGCCCGCCGGCGGAGCCATGCTTATGAAGCCACTGCTACTCCACGCCTCGCACCGCAGCACCAGCGCCCGGCCGCGCCGGGTCATTCACCTCGAGTTTTCGGCCGAAGAGCTGCCAGCCTGGCTAGCCTGGCGCGAGCGGCGGGCCGTGGCTAGCCAGTAG
- a CDS encoding dicarboxylate/amino acid:cation symporter, whose product MKRISSNLTVQVLTAIALGVLVGRLFPAFGAALKPLADTFISLIKMLIAPIIFLTVVLGIAGMGSLGKVGRVGGKALLYFELVTTLALAIGIAAANLTQPGAGVQATAQAVLQDSQKTTEAAKYTTQAGELNWVEFFTHIVPDNVVGAFAKGDILQVLLFAVLFGLALNRLGEPAQPLVKTFDRLSHAMFGVLGLVMKLAPLGAFGGMAFTIGKYGLATLLPLGKLMLVVYLTMFLFIFVVLNLILRAYKLRLGPYLSFIKEEILLVLGTSSSESALPRMIDKLERYGCSRSVAGLVIPTGYSFNLDGTSIYLSIAVIFLAQAFNIPLSLTQQLSLIAILVVTSKGAAGVTGSGFIVLASTLAATKTIPVESVALLLGVDRFMSEARAITNVIGNGVATLVIAKSEGEFDEARHQLALQGRAVPEERRPEPVAEIPRILKPHEEEAPQD is encoded by the coding sequence ATGAAACGAATCTCTTCTAATCTCACCGTGCAGGTGCTCACGGCCATCGCGCTGGGCGTGCTGGTGGGTAGGCTGTTTCCGGCCTTCGGGGCAGCGCTTAAGCCGCTGGCCGACACGTTTATCAGCCTCATCAAGATGCTGATTGCGCCCATCATTTTCCTGACGGTGGTGCTGGGCATTGCGGGCATGGGCAGCCTGGGTAAAGTGGGGCGCGTGGGTGGTAAGGCGCTGCTCTACTTCGAGCTAGTGACGACGCTAGCCCTGGCTATCGGCATTGCGGCGGCCAACCTGACGCAGCCGGGCGCCGGCGTGCAGGCCACCGCCCAGGCCGTGCTGCAAGACAGCCAAAAAACGACCGAGGCGGCCAAGTACACCACTCAGGCCGGCGAGCTAAACTGGGTCGAGTTCTTCACGCACATTGTGCCCGACAATGTGGTGGGCGCCTTCGCCAAGGGCGACATTCTGCAAGTGCTACTGTTTGCAGTGCTCTTCGGGCTGGCGCTCAACCGGTTGGGCGAGCCCGCCCAGCCGCTGGTTAAGACCTTCGACCGGCTGTCGCACGCTATGTTTGGGGTGCTGGGCTTGGTGATGAAGCTCGCGCCCCTCGGGGCATTTGGCGGTATGGCCTTCACCATCGGCAAGTATGGGCTAGCCACGCTATTGCCGCTGGGCAAGCTCATGCTGGTGGTATACCTGACCATGTTTTTATTCATTTTCGTGGTCCTGAACCTCATTTTGCGCGCTTATAAGCTGCGCCTAGGGCCGTATCTGAGTTTTATAAAGGAAGAGATTTTGCTGGTGCTCGGCACCTCGTCGTCCGAGTCGGCGCTGCCGCGCATGATTGACAAGCTGGAGCGCTACGGCTGCTCGCGCTCGGTGGCGGGCCTGGTTATTCCTACTGGCTATTCGTTTAATCTGGACGGCACGTCTATCTACCTTTCCATCGCAGTTATCTTTCTGGCCCAGGCGTTTAACATTCCGCTGTCGCTCACGCAGCAGCTCTCGCTCATTGCCATTCTGGTGGTCACGAGCAAGGGCGCGGCGGGCGTCACGGGCTCGGGCTTTATTGTGCTGGCCTCGACCCTAGCCGCCACCAAAACCATTCCGGTCGAGAGCGTGGCGCTGCTGCTCGGGGTCGATAGATTTATGAGCGAGGCGCGAGCCATTACCAACGTTATCGGCAATGGCGTGGCCACGCTGGTTATTGCCAAAAGCGAAGGCGAGTTTGACGAAGCCCGCCACCAGCTCGCCCTGCAAGGCCGCGCCGTGCCCGAAGAGCGGCGCCCCGAGCCCGTGGCCGAAATACCGCGCATTCTGAAGCCCCATGAGGAGGAAGCCCCTCAGGACTAG
- a CDS encoding DUF6728 family protein gives MEKDSKVEWGPQSYCLHPSPADKSGFSTIFLARPVLLWHTHFRPDMNGKNLFDFGPALGYFFRKNDPARKTNFNLRTMHFINKLSMAMFLVGLCVLLYRWFLR, from the coding sequence GTGGAAAAGGACAGCAAGGTCGAATGGGGGCCGCAAAGCTATTGCTTGCACCCTAGCCCGGCCGATAAATCTGGATTTTCGACAATCTTTCTGGCGCGGCCGGTGTTACTTTGGCACACCCATTTTCGCCCCGACATGAACGGCAAAAACCTTTTCGATTTCGGCCCCGCGCTTGGCTATTTCTTCCGCAAGAACGACCCCGCGCGCAAAACCAATTTCAACCTGCGTACCATGCACTTCATTAATAAGCTGAGCATGGCCATGTTTCTGGTCGGCCTGTGCGTGCTGCTGTACCGCTGGTTTCTGCGCTAG
- a CDS encoding MmcQ/YjbR family DNA-binding protein: MNIEDYRDFCLSLPGTTEETPFGPDTLVFKVGGKIFALTSLQTFESFNVKCEPERAVELRERYDYVRPGFHMNKKHWNTVLVGTGATDAQLREWLTESYQLIVAALPKAVRAELQEAAE; the protein is encoded by the coding sequence ATGAACATCGAAGACTACCGCGACTTCTGCCTGAGCCTGCCCGGCACTACTGAGGAAACGCCCTTCGGCCCCGATACGTTGGTGTTTAAGGTGGGCGGTAAGATATTCGCCCTCACCAGCTTGCAGACGTTTGAAAGCTTCAATGTGAAGTGCGAGCCCGAGCGGGCCGTGGAGTTGCGCGAGCGCTATGACTACGTGCGGCCCGGCTTTCACATGAATAAAAAGCACTGGAATACGGTGCTCGTGGGCACCGGCGCTACCGATGCGCAGTTGCGCGAGTGGCTCACCGAATCGTACCAGCTCATTGTGGCGGCCCTGCCCAAGGCCGTGCGGGCCGAGCTACAGGAAGCCGCCGAGTAA
- a CDS encoding Rrf2 family transcriptional regulator codes for MQISSRFSVAVHVLTLLAVTPAGELLTSDRMAGSVNTNPVVIRRILGQLKKAGLVEVRAAVGGTHLRRAAADITLLDVYRAVEVVEGDLFSVHDKPNPKCPVGRNIQAALEDTLHRAQAALEQQLAGVSVAQMAAGMGKPVG; via the coding sequence ATGCAGATTAGCAGCCGATTTTCCGTAGCCGTGCACGTGCTCACGCTGCTGGCCGTGACGCCCGCCGGCGAGCTGCTGACCTCCGACCGCATGGCGGGCAGCGTCAATACCAACCCGGTGGTAATCAGGCGCATCTTGGGGCAGCTCAAAAAAGCGGGGCTAGTGGAAGTGCGCGCGGCCGTGGGCGGCACCCACCTGCGACGCGCCGCCGCCGATATTACGCTGCTCGATGTGTACCGGGCCGTGGAGGTGGTGGAGGGCGACCTCTTTAGCGTGCACGACAAGCCCAACCCCAAATGCCCGGTGGGCCGCAACATTCAGGCGGCCCTCGAAGACACCCTGCACCGCGCCCAGGCCGCGCTCGAGCAGCAGTTGGCCGGCGTGAGCGTGGCCCAGATGGCGGCCGGCATGGGCAAGCCGGTGGGCTAG
- a CDS encoding NAD(P)-dependent oxidoreductase, with the protein MKIALLGATGFVGSRLLREALTRGHQVTAIVRDPAKLTETSDLLTVVTGDVNHPEQLAQQLAGHDVVLNAFSAGWTNPNLYDDFLAGSRAIEQATVAAGVPRLFAIGGAGSLFINGQQLVDGPEFPANIKPGALAARDYLNELKHNTQLDWTFFSPAIEMHPGIDTGRTGHYRLGTESPVFNAEGRSILSGEDLAVAVLDELEKPQFSRQRFTAAY; encoded by the coding sequence ATGAAAATCGCCCTTCTCGGAGCCACCGGTTTTGTCGGTTCGCGGCTGCTGCGCGAAGCCCTCACGCGCGGCCACCAGGTAACGGCCATTGTGCGCGACCCGGCCAAGCTCACCGAAACCAGCGACCTGCTGACCGTGGTAACCGGCGACGTAAACCACCCCGAGCAGCTAGCCCAGCAGCTGGCGGGCCACGATGTGGTGCTTAACGCCTTCAGCGCGGGCTGGACTAATCCCAACCTCTACGACGATTTCCTGGCCGGCTCGCGGGCTATCGAGCAGGCGACGGTGGCGGCCGGCGTGCCGCGCCTGTTTGCCATCGGCGGGGCCGGTAGTCTATTCATCAATGGTCAGCAACTGGTAGATGGCCCCGAGTTTCCGGCCAACATCAAGCCCGGTGCGCTAGCCGCCCGCGACTACCTCAACGAGCTGAAGCATAACACCCAGCTCGACTGGACCTTCTTCAGTCCCGCCATCGAGATGCACCCCGGCATCGACACCGGCCGCACCGGCCACTACCGCCTGGGCACCGAAAGCCCGGTGTTCAACGCCGAGGGCCGCAGTATTCTTTCGGGCGAGGACCTGGCCGTGGCCGTGCTCGATGAGCTGGAGAAGCCTCAGTTTAGCCGCCAGCGCTTTACGGCCGCTTACTAA